A window from Salvia miltiorrhiza cultivar Shanhuang (shh) chromosome 2, IMPLAD_Smil_shh, whole genome shotgun sequence encodes these proteins:
- the LOC131011312 gene encoding scarecrow-like protein 21 isoform X1, which translates to MFCLRNLLTASQEALACSSTHNSHLLLPSKSQGAELSFQAYAEQFYTLESTPVTDYAVLSSPTAASVSSNKSPFSPQLSHFYVSDVHHSSDNSSSLNGSFEADDENNWMQSLWMLRNEFMEPECGSVTDESVQPGYGTRYHRIVEMAPNMDLKQLLIACAEIVSEADIVPFSERKVAASAAETVMDIIQGRVSVSGDPLQRLGAYILEALRARLLLSGSLIFKKLKCNEPSGPELMSHMQLLSQICPYYRFAYTSATAVILEAMQNEKRIHIIDFQIAQGSQWLSFIQAVSRRPDGPPYVCITGVDDSESSHARGGGLELVGQRLARLAESCGVPFEFHGAATSVCDVQLENLKVQHGEALAVNFPYVLHHIPDESVSTSNHRDRLLRLVKSLSPKVMTLVEQESNTNTAAFSQRFRETLDYYAAMFESIDAAALARDDKQRINAEEHCVAKDVVSIIACEGDERRERHELFGKWKSRLTMAGFSSIPLNPSVATTVRDMLKEYSPNYAIAEANGALYIGWKNKALVSFSAWG; encoded by the exons ATGTTCTGCCTACGCAATCTCCTCACT GCATCCCAGGAAGCTCTAGCATGTTCAAGTACTCATAATTCTCACCTTCTTCTGCCTAGTAAAAGCCAGGGTGCCGAACTTTCTTTTCAGGCTTATGCTGAGCAATTCTACACTCTTGAGTCTACACCAGTTACTGATTATGCTGTCTTAAGTTCACCTACAGCTGCGAGCGTCTCTTCCAATAAGAGTCCCTTTTCTCCGCAACTTTCTCATTTTTATGTGTCAGACGTCCATCACTCATCGGATAATAGTTCATCTTTGAATGGTTCTTTTGAAGCCGATGATGAGAACAATTGGATGCAATCGCTGTGGATGTTGAGGAATGAGTTTATGGAACCTGAATGTGGATCTGTAACTGATGAATCGGTGCAGCCGGGTTACGGCACTAGGTACCATAGAATCGTAGAGATGGCCCCGAACATGGACTTGAAACAACTGCTCATAGCTTGTGCCGAAATAGTATCTGAAGCGGATATCGTCCCTTTCTCTGAACGAAAAGTCGCAGCATCAGCTGCGGAAACTGTGATGGACATCATACAGGGAAGGGTTTCGGTATCAGGTGATCCTTTACAGAGATTAGGTGCGTATATATTGGAAGCGCTCAGGGCAAGATTGCTTTTGTCAGGAAGCTTaatcttcaaaaagttgaagtGCAACGAACCATCGGGTCCCGAGTTGATGTCTCACATGCAGTTGCTTTCTCAAATCTGCCCATACTACAGATTCGCTTATACGTCTGCCACTGCTGTCATTTTGGAAGCCATGCAAAACGAAAAAAGAATCCACATCATCGATTTTCAGATTGCGCAGGGCAGTCAATGGTTGTCTTTCATTCAGGCTGTCTCTCGCCGGCCTGATGGCCCACCATATGTTTGCATCACAGGCGTAGATGATTCTGAATCATCTCATGCTCGTGGCGGAGGGCTGGAGTTAGTTGGTCAGAGATTGGCCCGATTAGCTGAGTCCTGTGGAGTCCCTTTTGAGTTCCATGGCGCAGCAACGTCAGTGTGTGATGTACAACTGGAGAATCTTAAGGTACAGCATGGGGAAGCACTGGCTGTAAACTTCCCTTACGTGCTGCATCACATACCCGATGAGAGCGTGAGCACTAGCAATCATCGAGACCGCCTCCTCAGACTGGTGAAGAGCTTGTCTCCCAAGGTTATGACCCTTGTTGAGCAGGAATCCAACACCAACACTGCTGCATTCTCCCAACGATTCCGTGAAACTCTGGATTACTATGCAGCGATGTTCGAGTCCATAGATGCAGCAGCGTTGGCAAGAGACGACAAGCAGCGGATTAATGCGGAGGAGCATTGCGTGGCGAAGGACGTCGTCAGCATTATAGCTTGCGAGGGGGACGAGCGGAGGGAGAGGCACGAGCTCTTTGGTAAATGGAAGTCGAGACTAACAATGGCTGGATTCTCATCAATTCCACTCAATCCATCTGTAGCTACTACTGTAAGGGATATGTTGAAAGAATATAGCCCCAATTACGCAATAGCAGAGGCCAATGGTGCTCTTTATATTGGATGGAAAAACAAAGCTCTTGTATCATTTTCTGCTTGGGGATAA
- the LOC131011312 gene encoding scarecrow-like protein 21 isoform X2 yields the protein MQASQEALACSSTHNSHLLLPSKSQGAELSFQAYAEQFYTLESTPVTDYAVLSSPTAASVSSNKSPFSPQLSHFYVSDVHHSSDNSSSLNGSFEADDENNWMQSLWMLRNEFMEPECGSVTDESVQPGYGTRYHRIVEMAPNMDLKQLLIACAEIVSEADIVPFSERKVAASAAETVMDIIQGRVSVSGDPLQRLGAYILEALRARLLLSGSLIFKKLKCNEPSGPELMSHMQLLSQICPYYRFAYTSATAVILEAMQNEKRIHIIDFQIAQGSQWLSFIQAVSRRPDGPPYVCITGVDDSESSHARGGGLELVGQRLARLAESCGVPFEFHGAATSVCDVQLENLKVQHGEALAVNFPYVLHHIPDESVSTSNHRDRLLRLVKSLSPKVMTLVEQESNTNTAAFSQRFRETLDYYAAMFESIDAAALARDDKQRINAEEHCVAKDVVSIIACEGDERRERHELFGKWKSRLTMAGFSSIPLNPSVATTVRDMLKEYSPNYAIAEANGALYIGWKNKALVSFSAWG from the coding sequence ATGCAGGCATCCCAGGAAGCTCTAGCATGTTCAAGTACTCATAATTCTCACCTTCTTCTGCCTAGTAAAAGCCAGGGTGCCGAACTTTCTTTTCAGGCTTATGCTGAGCAATTCTACACTCTTGAGTCTACACCAGTTACTGATTATGCTGTCTTAAGTTCACCTACAGCTGCGAGCGTCTCTTCCAATAAGAGTCCCTTTTCTCCGCAACTTTCTCATTTTTATGTGTCAGACGTCCATCACTCATCGGATAATAGTTCATCTTTGAATGGTTCTTTTGAAGCCGATGATGAGAACAATTGGATGCAATCGCTGTGGATGTTGAGGAATGAGTTTATGGAACCTGAATGTGGATCTGTAACTGATGAATCGGTGCAGCCGGGTTACGGCACTAGGTACCATAGAATCGTAGAGATGGCCCCGAACATGGACTTGAAACAACTGCTCATAGCTTGTGCCGAAATAGTATCTGAAGCGGATATCGTCCCTTTCTCTGAACGAAAAGTCGCAGCATCAGCTGCGGAAACTGTGATGGACATCATACAGGGAAGGGTTTCGGTATCAGGTGATCCTTTACAGAGATTAGGTGCGTATATATTGGAAGCGCTCAGGGCAAGATTGCTTTTGTCAGGAAGCTTaatcttcaaaaagttgaagtGCAACGAACCATCGGGTCCCGAGTTGATGTCTCACATGCAGTTGCTTTCTCAAATCTGCCCATACTACAGATTCGCTTATACGTCTGCCACTGCTGTCATTTTGGAAGCCATGCAAAACGAAAAAAGAATCCACATCATCGATTTTCAGATTGCGCAGGGCAGTCAATGGTTGTCTTTCATTCAGGCTGTCTCTCGCCGGCCTGATGGCCCACCATATGTTTGCATCACAGGCGTAGATGATTCTGAATCATCTCATGCTCGTGGCGGAGGGCTGGAGTTAGTTGGTCAGAGATTGGCCCGATTAGCTGAGTCCTGTGGAGTCCCTTTTGAGTTCCATGGCGCAGCAACGTCAGTGTGTGATGTACAACTGGAGAATCTTAAGGTACAGCATGGGGAAGCACTGGCTGTAAACTTCCCTTACGTGCTGCATCACATACCCGATGAGAGCGTGAGCACTAGCAATCATCGAGACCGCCTCCTCAGACTGGTGAAGAGCTTGTCTCCCAAGGTTATGACCCTTGTTGAGCAGGAATCCAACACCAACACTGCTGCATTCTCCCAACGATTCCGTGAAACTCTGGATTACTATGCAGCGATGTTCGAGTCCATAGATGCAGCAGCGTTGGCAAGAGACGACAAGCAGCGGATTAATGCGGAGGAGCATTGCGTGGCGAAGGACGTCGTCAGCATTATAGCTTGCGAGGGGGACGAGCGGAGGGAGAGGCACGAGCTCTTTGGTAAATGGAAGTCGAGACTAACAATGGCTGGATTCTCATCAATTCCACTCAATCCATCTGTAGCTACTACTGTAAGGGATATGTTGAAAGAATATAGCCCCAATTACGCAATAGCAGAGGCCAATGGTGCTCTTTATATTGGATGGAAAAACAAAGCTCTTGTATCATTTTCTGCTTGGGGATAA